A window of Lytechinus pictus isolate F3 Inbred chromosome 7, Lp3.0, whole genome shotgun sequence contains these coding sequences:
- the LOC129264510 gene encoding calmodulin-like: protein MAENFTEEEIEAFKNAFQLLDREENGLVSFKKTGFLLRSVGENPSESKMNDIINDLHDANGFERGRWIDFTDFLLIMSKIRHEDEGNDLADVFKVFDKEGTGNMRTDELKMVLEILQDDVIQDEIPEMLADFDLNGDGTIAFEEFAAVMEFNKKRANAHKPSSEAGSTAGDAGKDLAAVMEIVEKRASEHEANTGSTKDEAGTSK from the exons ATG gctgaaaatttcacggaagaagaaattgaag CTTTCAAGAATGCTTTCCAGCTTCTGGACAGGGAGGAGAATGGTTTGGTATCGTTCAAGAAGACTGGGTTCTTACTCCGTTCAGTTGGGGAAAATCCTTCCGAATCCAAGATGAATGACATAATCAATGATCTACACGACGCCAATGGTTTCG AGCGTGGCCGATGGATTGACTTCAcagattttctcctcattatgtCGAAGATAAGACACGAAGATGAGGGAAATGACCTTGCCGATGTATTCAAAGTCTTTGATAAAGAGGGCACAGGAAACATGAG GACAGACGAACTAAAGATGGTTCTAGAAATTCTGCaggatgacgtcatccaagacgAAATCCCTGAGATGCTGGCCGACTTTGATCTAAATGGTGACGGTACGATAGCATTTGAAG AATTTGCTGCTGTGATGGAATTCAACAAGAAAAGGGCAAATGCACACAAACCAAGTAGTGAGGCTGGATCAACCGCGGGGGATGCTGGGAAAG ATTTAGCGGCTGTGATGGAGATCGTCGAGAAAAGGGCAAGTGAACATGAAGCAAATACTGGATCAACCAAGGATGAGGCTGGAACAAGTAAATAG